The Dethiosulfovibrio faecalis genome contains the following window.
TATCCCAAAGATCGGAATACAGCCCCGGTAGTCTTTTTATTTCGCCGTTGATGGATGACAGGGTACCAAGAAGATCGGATTCATCGAAACCCTCGAAAGCGCTGTACATCGTAAGCGCTTTATCCAGTTCACCGAGGACGCTCGCATAATCGACGATAAAACCGAACTCCTTGCCCTCATGGATACGGTTGACCCTTGAAATTGCCTGAAGCAGCGTATGCTCTTTTAGTACCCTGCACAGATAGAGAACGGCGTTTCGTGGAGCATCAAAGCCGGTCAGAAGCTTATCGACGACGATAAGGATTTCGGGATCATCGCCGTGCTTAAACTGGTTTATAAGCTGCTTAGAGTATTCTTCTTCACTTCCATAACGCTTCATCATCTTTTGCCAGAATCTTACGATGTCGTCCGTTGGCTCATCATCGGTCTCTTCGTAGCCGTCACGCATATCCGGCGGCGAAATAACGACATCGGAGCTAACTATTCCGATCTCATTCAGATACGAGTTGTACTTAAGGGCAGAGGCCTTATTCGGAGCTACCAACTGGGCTTTGAATCCCGTTCCCTGCCAGTTGGAACGAAAGTGTTCGCTGATATCAAAGGCCCTCATGTATATGACCTGATCCGCCTTGTTCAACATCTCTGCTCGTGAGTATTTCCGCTTAAGATCCGCTTGCTGCTCCTTGGTCAAACCCTTAGTATGCCTCTCAAACCACAGGTCCACAGCCTCTTTATTCTGTGTCATCTCCACATGGCGACCTTCATAAAGAAGGGGGACAACTGCGCCATCCTCGACGGCCTGTGTAATTGAATAATGGGGCTCCACCAGTTCACCAAATTTAGTAAAGCTATTCTTCTCCTTCTTCAAAAGAGGGGTTCCTGTGAACCCTAAATAACAGGCGTTGGGAAACATCTGTCTCATTCGGGCGGAAAAAGAACCAAATTGAGTACGGTGGCTCTCGTCCACAAGGATGAAAATATCGCTCGAATTATCCTGAAACTTCTTCAGTCCATAGGCTTTGTCGAATTTATGGATGAGGGTTGTGATAATTGCAGACCTCTTTTCGGAGACAAGTTCCAACAGATTCCTGCCCGACGTCGCCCGATTTGCTTCGAGACCACAGGCCGCAAAAGTATTGCCCAACTGCTTATCCAGATCATCACGGTCCGTGACAAGGACAATTCGGGGATTCAAAATTTCTGGATCTAAGGCCAGATTTCGGGCCAGCATAACCATGGTCAAAGATTTCCCCGATCCCTGGGTGTGCCAGATCACACCGCCCTTTCGAGAACCGGAGCTGTCAAAGTGTTTTACCCGATTCAGAGTTGATTTGATGACAAGATACTGCTGATATCTTGCGATTTTTTTGAGACCACCGTCGAAGACCGTAAACTTCCAAGCCAATTCTAAGAGCCTTTCCGGACGACAAAGGGAGAACAAAGACCTATCCTGCTCGGTTACCAGCCTGTTATCCTTAAACGATTCCGACCTAACGCCAAAGACAGAGCCAATCCTAGCCGCGACATCCTCCGCAAGGGATTTATTCACAAAGACCGCAAGTTTTTCAAACTCACGCTCTCCATCGTTCATCTGGGGCTCTTTCCACACACCCCAGAATTTCGCAGCGGTTCCTATCGTGGCGTACATGGCGCTGTTCTTATTCAGAGCCAACACCATTTGACTGTAGATAAAGAGTTTTGGGATATAATCATCGTTCTGATTTCTGATAGACTGGGAGACAGCCTGCTCCACATCCACCTGAGGAGACTTACACTCAATCACGCAAAAAGGTATTCCGTTGACAAAGAGGACTATATCCGGCCTAGCGGTTTCGGTTGACCTTGAACGCTCGACACTGTACTCCACCGTAACGTGAAACCTGTTGCGTCTGGCGTTTCGCCAGTCTATATAGTTAAGGTTGAAGCTCTTTGAGTCACCCTCGATGGTCTGTTCCAGAGCCGTACCCAAGGTGATCAGGTCGTAAATGGCTTCGTTAGTCTTCAGCAATCCGTCATATTTGACGTTTTTCAGCTTCTGGATCGCCGATTGAACATTCTCCTCGCTGAAGAGGTATTCATTCCCTTTATAGCGAATGCGGTTTATCTCTTTAAGCTGGCTACGCAGAATGTTTTCCAGAATGACATTGGATGTTCTATCCTGCCTTTCACGAAGGGCCTCTGTCGGCGTCAAAAACTCAAATCCCATGGCGATCAGAAGCCGCAAGGCGGGAATTTGAGAAAGGTGTTTTTCGTTTGTCAAAAAGCTATTCATAAGGTCACTCTCAATACGTGCCAGTATGGTTTAAACCCCGACTCCACGATAGTCGAGACAAGCCTCAAAAAAGGCTCGTAATTATTTTTTGTATGGGCCAGATCCAAGGCCTCGTAGTACTCCAACCGCCTTTCCACAGGCA
Protein-coding sequences here:
- a CDS encoding type I restriction endonuclease subunit R — its product is MNSFLTNEKHLSQIPALRLLIAMGFEFLTPTEALRERQDRTSNVILENILRSQLKEINRIRYKGNEYLFSEENVQSAIQKLKNVKYDGLLKTNEAIYDLITLGTALEQTIEGDSKSFNLNYIDWRNARRNRFHVTVEYSVERSRSTETARPDIVLFVNGIPFCVIECKSPQVDVEQAVSQSIRNQNDDYIPKLFIYSQMVLALNKNSAMYATIGTAAKFWGVWKEPQMNDGEREFEKLAVFVNKSLAEDVAARIGSVFGVRSESFKDNRLVTEQDRSLFSLCRPERLLELAWKFTVFDGGLKKIARYQQYLVIKSTLNRVKHFDSSGSRKGGVIWHTQGSGKSLTMVMLARNLALDPEILNPRIVLVTDRDDLDKQLGNTFAACGLEANRATSGRNLLELVSEKRSAIITTLIHKFDKAYGLKKFQDNSSDIFILVDESHRTQFGSFSARMRQMFPNACYLGFTGTPLLKKEKNSFTKFGELVEPHYSITQAVEDGAVVPLLYEGRHVEMTQNKEAVDLWFERHTKGLTKEQQADLKRKYSRAEMLNKADQVIYMRAFDISEHFRSNWQGTGFKAQLVAPNKASALKYNSYLNEIGIVSSDVVISPPDMRDGYEETDDEPTDDIVRFWQKMMKRYGSEEEYSKQLINQFKHGDDPEILIVVDKLLTGFDAPRNAVLYLCRVLKEHTLLQAISRVNRIHEGKEFGFIVDYASVLGELDKALTMYSAFEGFDESDLLGTLSSINGEIKRLPGLYSDLWDIFKTVKHSCDEEAYEVLLADDELREEFYSRLSEFGKTLGIALSSEKFLSETDEKTLSRYKGDLRKFQSLKASVKLRYAEAIDYRDYEPKIKKLLDTHIQANEVVQLNEPVNIFDDKMFDQVKEDRGVNQGKKTTASKADAIAHATKKVITEKMDEDPAFYEKFSKLIQQAIEDFRAKRISDLDYLNNVVDIRNKIVGKVHDDVPDRLLGNEDAMAYFGVIKPFLEEHGLEENSLESNSADTAIAIQGILEKHGKVNFWDDEDAQKQAVNDIDDYLYDELKTRRGVELSLDQMDDIIEKVLQVAKHRCSR